The Actinomycetota bacterium sequence GAGGAGCTGCGGCTGGTGCACACCGACCGCTACGTCGCACGGGTCCGTCAGCTCGCCGCCGCTGGCGGCGGCGGCCTGGACGCAGGGTTGCGGATCGCGCACGGCACCTGGGACGCGGCGGTGCTGGCGGCCGGGACCGCGGTGGCGCTCACCGACGCGGTGCTGGATGGCATCGTCGTGCGCGCGTTCGGACTCCTGCGGCCACCGGGCCACCACGCCGGATGCGACCGCGGCGGAGGCGACAGCGTGTTCAACAACGCCGCGCTCGCCGCGGCACACGCCCGCAGCACGCGCGCACTCGGCCGGGTGGCGATCGTCGACTGGGACGTCCACCACGGCGCCGGTACCCAGCAGGTGTTCTGGGACGACCCCGACGTGCTGTTCGTGTGCTTGCACCAGGACGGGTGGTTCCCGGCCGGCTTCGGCGACGCCACACAGATCGGCGGCCCGGCGGCGCGGGGCACCACCGTCAACGTGGCGTTGCCGCCCGGGAGCGGCGACCGTGGCTACCTGCGGACCGTCGAGCGCGTTGTCGCGCCCGTCATCCGGCAGTTCGGCCCCGACCTGCTGATCATCTCCGCCGGGCAGGACGCCAACCTCCGCGACCCGCGGGGGCGGATGCTGGTCACCACCCACGGGTTCCGCGACATGACATCGAGCCTGCGCCAGGTCGCCGACGACGTCTGCGAG is a genomic window containing:
- a CDS encoding class II histone deacetylase, with the protein product MARTAYTYDPRFLLHDAGVDTIRLPTGQLLDPEPRSASVRITRRTAQLVANSGLLNDLVQLPARAATSEELRLVHTDRYVARVRQLAAAGGGGLDAGLRIAHGTWDAAVLAAGTAVALTDAVLDGIVVRAFGLLRPPGHHAGCDRGGGDSVFNNAALAAAHARSTRALGRVAIVDWDVHHGAGTQQVFWDDPDVLFVCLHQDGWFPAGFGDATQIGGPAARGTTVNVALPPGSGDRGYLRTVERVVAPVIRQFGPDLLIISAGQDANLRDPRGRMLVTTHGFRDMTSSLRQVADDVCEGRIVVLQEEAFSPEYSPFCTLAVLEGTVGVRTEVTDPFQGDSELAQARAELRRTLDDALQATIDALSDHWGL